In Fusarium oxysporum Fo47 chromosome VII, complete sequence, the following proteins share a genomic window:
- a CDS encoding amino acid/polyamine transporter I, with protein MNTIAERNRRSSQASAPNPEAADQLLETMGYKPELIRNRSTFQVAFMSFVLASIPYGLATSLTYPLSGGGPVNVIWGWMLVSLIVFCVAASLGEITSVYPTAGGVYYQAFMLSPARWRRIASWICGWLYIVGNISITLSVNFATALFIVGCVNVFEKSPGIGVLSGQPYQVFLIFLAVTLLSNAISALGNKWLPWLDMAAVFWTFAGVVAIVVCALAIAKNGRHDAKWVFGHFEANSGWHDGWSFCVGLLHAAYATSSTGMIISMCEEVQNPQVQVPKAMVATIFINTLAGLLFLIPLMFVLPNIQELISSAQPVPQILKSAIRSSGGTFGLLVPLIVLGVICGVGCTTATSRCTWAFARDGAIPGAKWWSKINHKLDIPLNAMMLSMVIEILLGLIYFGSSAAFNAFSGVGVICLTASYGTPIAISLATGRKQVKTGNFYLGTFGYVANIVATVWSVLALPLFCMPSTIPVTAKTVNYAPVVFVFACLVSGIWYWAWGHKNYAGPPTREMEAVAASRMGLSQDIPGQKQ; from the exons ATGAACACCATCGCCGAACGGAATCGCCGCAGCTCGCAGGCTTCAGCCCCCAATCCAGAGGCTGCTGACCAACTTTTGGAGACTATGGGCTACAAGCCTGAGCTCATCCGCAACCGCTCAACATTTCAAGTTGCCTTCATGTCTTTCGTCCTCGCTTCTATTCCTTACGGTCTCGCAACAAGTCTTACGTACCCGTTGAGCGGTGGTGGACCTGTCAATGTGATCTGGGGTTGGATGTTAGTCTCACTGATTGTCTTTTGTGTTGCTGCGTCACTCGGCGAGATCACCAGTGTTTATCCTACTGCCGGAG GCGTCTACTATCAAGCATTTATGCTCTCTCCTGCCCGATGGCGGCGCATTGCAAGCTGGATATGCGGCTGGCTCTATATTGTCGGAAATATCAGTATTACGCTCTCTGTTAACTTCGCAACCGCTTTATTCATTGTCGGGTGCGTTAATGTATTTGAAAAGAGCCCCGGGATCGGGGTTTTGTCTGGCCAACCTTACCAAGTAtttctcatcttccttgCCGTTACTCTGTTGTCTAATGCCATCTCGGCCTTGGGCAATAAGTGGCTTCCCTGGCTCGAT ATGGCTGCTGTCTTTTGGACCTTCGCTGGCGTGGTTGCTATTGTTGTCTGTGCTCTGGCTATCGCGAAAAACGGGCGTCATGATGCCAAATGGGTTTTTGGGCATTTCGAGGCTAACTCTGGGTGGCATGACGGATGGTCCTTTTGTGTTGGTCTCTTGCACGCTGCTTACGCTACTTCGTCGACAGGGATGATTATTTC CATGTGTGAGGAGGTTCAGAACCCTCAAGTTCAAGTTCCCAAGGCCATGGTTGCGACAATTTTCATTAACACATTGGCCGgccttctctttcttatcCCCTTAATGTTCGTTCTACCCAACATCCAGGAACTCATCTCTTCCGCCCAGCCAGTGCCGCAGATTCTGAAGAGTGCTATCAGGAGCTCCGGTGGTACCTTCGGCCTTCTAGTTCCCCTGATTGTTCTAGGCGTCATATGCGGTGTTGGTTGCACCACTGCCACATCGCGATGCACTTGGGCTTTCGCCCGGGACGGAGCTATCCCAGGCGCCAAATGGTGGTCCAAAATTAATCATAAGCTAGATATACCACTTAATGCTATGATGCTTAGTATGGTTATCGAAATCCTTCTTGGTCTTATCTACTTTGGCTCGTCAGCTGCCTTTAACGCTTTCTCTGGCGTCGGTGTTATTTGTCTGACTGCTTCCTACGGAACTCCTATTGCTATCAGTCTTGCCACGGGGCGTAAGCAGGTTAAGACTGGAAACTTCTATCTTGGCACTTTTGGGTATGTCGCCAACATTGTTGCTACTG TCTGGTCGGTGCTGGCTCTGCCATTATTCTGCATGCCTTCAACTATTCCTGTCACTGCCAAGACCGTGAATTACGCGCCTGTTGTGTTTGTGTTTGCTTGTTTGGTCTCAGGTATCTGGTATTGGGCTTGGGGACACAAGA
- a CDS encoding lysophospholipase catalytic domain-containing protein, whose product MRCLIALTFWAASTAQVVAAPDDAAAATEPFVNSIDIRALPDSPSGNYAPQVIDCPLKRPTIRLADELSDQENAWVQRRRNNTIDPLKTLLSRANISGFDAESYIDRIKSNSSALPNIAIAVSGGGYRAVMNGAGFLSAADSRNNASGPISGLLQSSTYLAGLSGGGWLVGSIFANNFTTIPHLQRGSNNSAIWRFDRSIFVGPKSSGINILNTAGYWTDISEAVEDKDKGWNTTITDWWGRALSYQLVNASDGGPAYTFSSIAETSNFKNADTPFPILIADGRASGERVISLNATVFEFNPFEFGTWDPTTYGFAPIRYLASNFTNGTISSDDKCVRGFDQLGFIMGTSSSLFNQFVLRNITQIGAQLDIPSLVVKTIKGVLKRLDKDDEDIAQYSPNPFFGWNPTKKNKNAIDHQLTLVDGGEDRQNIPLHPLIQPVRGVDIIFAVDSSADTHSWPNGTALRATYNRVGSSIGNGTLFPSIPSAETFINQRLNQRPTLFGCNADNFTLSKDQSPPPLIFYFPNAPYTTHSNVSTFDMSYSIQQRDDIIENALNGATQGNSTIDKEWPVCVACAIMSRSWWKANDKVPDACNTCFDRYCWNGKSNDTSVGDYEPNFIIKGSSDQEAEDNAASTRLGPSFYEVSALAVAMLSILLW is encoded by the coding sequence ATGCGCTGCCTTATAGCTCTCACGTTCTGGGCCGCCAGCACAGCGCAAGTGGTTGCTGCACCGGACGATGCGGCCGCCGCAACAGAACCTTTTGTCAATTCGATCGATATCCGGGCTTTGCCGGATTCGCCTAGCGGAAATTACGCCCCACAGGTGATTGACTGCCCTTTGAAGCGTCCTACAATCCGCCTTGCCGATGAGCTCTCTGACCAGGAAAATGCCTGGGTACAACGCCGCCGGAACAATACAATCGACCCTCTCAAAACTCTCTTATCTCGGGCTAATATTTCTGGCTTTGATGCTGAAAGTTACATTGACCGGATCAAGAGCAACAGCTCTGCTCTACCCAATATAGCCATTGCAGTGTCTGGTGGCGGTTACCGCGCCGTTATGAATGGCGCAGGCTTCCTTTCTGCTGCCGACTCACGCAATAATGCATCCGGTCCCATCAGCGGTCTCTTACAGTCTTCCACCTATCTTGCCGGTCTTTCTGGTGGTGGGTGGCTTGTGGGCTCCATCTTTGCTAATAACTTCACAACCATTCCGCATCTCCAGCGGGGCTCCAACAATTCGGCTATCTGGCGCTTCGACCGATCCATCTTTGTCGGTCCGAAGAGTTCAGGAATAAACATACTAAATACTGCTGGGTACTGGACTGATATCAGCGAAGCCGTTGAGGATAAGGATAAGGGCTGGAACACCACCATCACGGATTGGTGGGGTCGTGCTCTGTCATACCAACTCGTCAATGCTTCCGACGGTGGACCTGCATATACGTTTTCTTCAATTGCCGAGACTTCCAATTTCAAAAATGCTGACACTCCTTTTCCCATACTTATAGCTGATGGGCGAGCCTCCGGAGAGCGGGTTATTTCTCTTAACGCCACTGTCTTTGAGTTTAACCCTTTTGAATTTGGTACATGGGATCCTACAACATACGGATTTGCACCTATCCGGTATCTAGCCTCCAACTTTACAAACGGAACAATCAGTTCTGATGATAAGTGTGttcgtggcttcgatcaacTCGGGTTTATCATGGGTACATCATCGTCACTCTTCAATCAGTTCGTTCTGAGAAACATAACGCAAATTGGTGCTCAACTCGATATCCCTTCTCTAGTCGTCAAAACCATTAAAGGGGTTCTGAAGAGACTGGATAaggatgacgaggatatTGCTCAGTACTCCCCTAATCCCTTTTTTGGCTGGAATCccaccaagaagaacaaaaatGCTATAGACCACCAGTTAACCTTGGTTGATGGTGGAGAAGATCGGCAAAATATCCCGCTTCATCCTTTGATCCAGCCTGTTCGCGGTGTTGATATTATCTTCGCCGTCGATTCTTCTGCAGATACACACAGTTGGCCCAACGGCACTGCGCTTCGCGCCACATACAACCGCGTCGGCTCGAGTATTGGGAACGGCACGTTATTTCCCTCCATCCCTTCAGCTGAAACATTTATCAATCAACGTCTAAACCAACGTCCCACTTTATTTGGCTGCAATGCAGACAACTTCACCCTCTCAAAAGATCAATCGCCCCCACCACTCATCTTTTACTTCCCCAATGCGCCTTACACCACCCATAGTAACGTCTCAACGTTCGATATGTCTTACTCCATCCAGCAACGCGATGATATCATTGAGAATGCTCTCAACGGAGCTACTCAAGGTAATTCTACTATAGATAAGGAATGGCCCGTATGTGTCGCGTGTGCTATCATGAGCAGGAGTTGGTGGAAGGCAAACGACAAGGTTCCTGATGCATGCAATACTTGCTTTGATCGGTATTGTTGGAACGGCAAGTCTAACGACACCTCTGTCGGAGATTATGAGCCcaattttattattaagggaAGCTCAGATCAAGAGGCAGAAGACAATGCAGCAAGCACTAGGCTGGGACCAAGCTTCTATGAAGTCAGCGCACTTGCTGTAGCCATGTTGTCCATTCTCTTGTGGTAG
- a CDS encoding uncharacterized protein (expressed protein) produces the protein MTTSMSQQQPRKKRTRASRPKVKTGCITCKIRHLKCDETKPKCKRCVKDKHTCDGYQQARAPRHKSGFVQGNGW, from the exons ATGACTACTTCTATgtctcaacagcagcctcgCAAGAAGcggacaagggcaagcaggCCCAAGGTAAAGACTGGGTGTATCACTTG TAAGATCCGACATCTCAAATGCGATGAGACGAAACCCAAGTGTAAACGCTGCGTAAAAGACAAGCACACATGCGATGGTTATCAGCAGGCTCGAGCACCTAGACACAAATCAGGGTTTGTGCAGGGTAACGGTTGG
- a CDS encoding uncharacterized protein (uncharacterized conserved protein-domain containing protein) — translation MERPDTESFLDANSRSFSSYHHSDFQPDPSRAFTPPSSTTTVDENIIARTHDVASTIPHINCSHKRQKNYMVDLYDETMGAAFNRDYELYARTSHMGILDPTYKIFTSQDGYGSLIYKIQDGTVIVTGDPLCSDQCREPLLNELRRFRWARGLSLAFVGVSEDFAMYAQNQGWMTMSFGHERVLNPLTNKVLRKEAGKRVLSQNKQLLDRKRGGVSIHLYNPSMTEIDLDLEKKLQDLYDDWRSHKNRENEGASRAFVTVYDLFSYPQSTMFLYTTDSKCNVNGFAALRSLGTQPGYHIDPCIASQDAPRGITDLLIITAMQLLQSAGIGFLSLGFEPIDDLQEIKGQTNLQSRLWRRGYKHTIKSVPVVGKAAYFKKFHPDESLGSKLFICLPTKGIPLRSSIALLHFANMSVRQLFTQAKPIQQHE, via the coding sequence ATGGAAAGGCCCGATACAGAATCATTTCTTGACGCGAACTCCAGGTCATTCTCTTCATACCACCATAGTGACTTTCAACCGGATCCTTCTAGAGCATTCACACCTCCCTCCTCGACCACTACAGTCGACGAAAATATCATTGCGAGAACCCACGATGTCGCCAGTACTATACCGCATATAAATTGTTCCCACAAGCGTCAAAAAAACTATATGGTAGATTTGTACGATGAGACCATGGGAGCAGCCTTCAATCGCGATTACGAACTTTACGCACGGACGTCTCATATGGGCATTCTCGATCCAACGTACAAAATCTTCACCAGCCAAGATGGCTATGGGTCGTTGATCTATAAGATTCAGGATGGTACGGTCATCGTCACAGGTGATCCTCTATGCTCGGACCAATGTCGAGAACCGCTGCTGAATGAGCTCCGCCGATTTCGCTGGGCTCGTGGTTTATCTCTTGCATTCGTCGGAGTCAGTGAGGACTTTGCTATGTATGCTCAGAACCAAGGCTGGATGACGATGAGTTTCGGCCATGAAAGGGTGCTAAATCCACTCACGAACAAGGTCCTTCGAAAAGAAGCGGGCAAACGGGTGTTGTCTCAGAACAAGCAGCTGCTCGACAGAAAACGAGGGGGTGTATCAATACATCTCTACAACCCAAGCATGACCGAAATAGATCTTGACCTAGAAAAAAAATTGCAAGATCTTTATGACGACTGGCGTTCTCACAAGAACCGGGAGAATGAAGGTGCTTCACGGGCTTTCGTGACTGTCTACGACCTCTTCTCATATCCCCAATCGACAATGTTCTTATACACAACCGACTCAAAGTGCAATGTCAACGGTTTTGCAGCATTGAGGAGTCTCGGTACGCAACCAGGATACCACATCGATCCATGTATCGCATCGCAAGATGCTCCTCGAGGGATCACGGATCTTCTTATTATTACGGCCATGCAGTTGCTTCAGAGTGCCGGGATAGGTTTTTTGAGTCTGGGCTTTGAACCGATTGATGACCTTCAAGAGATCAAGGGGCAAACAAACCTCCAGTCGAGACTATGGAGGCGGGGCTACAAACATACGATCAAGTCTGTGCCTGTTGTGGGCAAAGCAGCATACTTCAAAAAGTTCCATCCGGACGAATCACTGGGATCAAAGCTATTCATATGCTTACCTACCAAGGGAATTCCACTTAGGAGTTCAATCGCTTTACTACATTTTGCGAACATGAGTGTGCGGCAGCTATTTACCCAAGCAAAGCCTATACAACAACACGAATGA